A section of the Arcobacter roscoffensis genome encodes:
- a CDS encoding GGDEF domain-containing protein codes for MILNFTYNFREYGIKSIDNKATILAKTVEHALTTQMLTGVIDEREIFLKQLEDLPHIDKVWLSRGHKVIEMYGEGLNNEVPQDEIDKKVLKTGKEIKVIDEKLFSNSTYRITIPYKATSSGEINCLNCHSNAKEGDTLGAITITIPVDDSKQKGISTVLNTTAIALVLIFTIAFLINYLISPFLKLFVSIKKVMNNANEGDYSQRVLDINNKDAKEVSTWINTLLNKLETTLIDIDKNISIFLSSKTHENSDPLINVQETVSRLSSVYKFRKTIEHDDNLDTIYKRLAHVIKARINIENFNIQEAYTRTGEAKNVYIGNKEYCNKNVQCRADKTNQIVDSTVFENICISCEDKNTNYLCIPYSISNELDLIISFFAKDKEEIEKIKYNIPFINDYIDAAKSVIITNKLMNILEKNARTDALTGLYNRKHLEDQLPKIVSQSNRAKIPYGVLMIDIDFFKKINDTYGHDIGDKAIQIVAQTLNENTRNSDTIIRYGGEEFIVLLHNCDEASVVSVAEKIRTAFMKKNIPVTPSNTINKTLSIGACVFPKDSIDLKECIKNADIALYEAKNSGRNKTVIFEKSMIKENN; via the coding sequence ATGATTCTAAACTTTACTTATAACTTTAGAGAGTATGGAATTAAAAGTATTGATAATAAAGCAACTATTTTAGCAAAAACCGTAGAGCATGCACTAACAACTCAAATGTTAACAGGTGTAATTGATGAAAGAGAAATATTTTTAAAACAATTAGAAGACTTACCACATATTGATAAAGTTTGGTTAAGCCGTGGTCATAAAGTAATTGAAATGTATGGGGAAGGACTAAATAACGAAGTTCCTCAAGATGAGATAGATAAAAAAGTTTTAAAAACTGGAAAAGAAATAAAAGTAATAGATGAAAAGCTTTTTTCAAATAGTACTTATAGAATTACTATTCCATATAAAGCAACTTCAAGTGGGGAAATAAACTGTCTTAATTGCCATTCAAATGCAAAAGAAGGTGATACTTTAGGTGCTATTACTATTACTATTCCTGTTGATGATTCAAAACAAAAGGGAATTAGTACTGTTTTAAATACAACAGCTATTGCTTTAGTTCTTATTTTTACAATTGCTTTTTTAATAAACTATTTAATCTCACCATTTTTAAAACTTTTTGTTTCAATCAAAAAAGTAATGAATAATGCCAATGAAGGCGATTACTCACAAAGAGTATTAGATATAAATAACAAAGATGCAAAAGAAGTCTCTACTTGGATTAATACCTTACTAAATAAACTTGAAACAACTTTAATTGATATAGATAAAAACATATCTATTTTTCTATCTAGCAAAACCCATGAAAATAGTGACCCTTTAATAAATGTTCAAGAAACTGTCTCAAGACTATCATCAGTTTATAAATTTAGAAAAACAATAGAACACGATGATAATTTAGACACTATTTATAAAAGATTAGCTCATGTTATCAAGGCTAGAATTAATATAGAAAACTTCAATATTCAAGAAGCTTATACAAGAACAGGTGAAGCAAAAAATGTATACATAGGAAATAAAGAGTATTGTAATAAAAACGTACAATGCAGAGCAGATAAAACAAATCAAATAGTTGACTCAACTGTATTTGAAAATATTTGTATATCATGTGAAGATAAAAATACAAACTACCTTTGTATTCCTTATTCAATATCAAATGAATTAGATTTAATTATCTCTTTTTTTGCAAAAGATAAAGAAGAGATTGAAAAAATAAAATACAATATTCCTTTTATAAATGACTACATTGATGCTGCAAAATCAGTTATTATCACAAATAAACTTATGAATATTTTGGAAAAAAACGCAAGAACAGATGCCTTAACAGGTCTTTATAATAGAAAACACTTAGAAGACCAACTACCTAAAATTGTATCTCAAAGCAATAGAGCAAAAATACCTTATGGGGTGTTAATGATTGACATAGATTTTTTCAAAAAAATAAATGATACTTACGGCCATGATATTGGGGATAAAGCTATTCAAATAGTAGCTCAAACACTAAATGAAAATACTAGAAACTCTGATACTATTATTAGATACGGAGGAGAAGAGTTTATTGTCTTATTACATAATTGTGATGAAGCAAGTGTAGTTAGTGTGGCTGAGAAAATAAGAACAGCCTTTATGAAAAAAAATATTCCTGTGACTCCTTCAAATACTATAAACAAAACTTTAAGTATTGGTGCTTGTGTTTTTCCTAAAGATAGTATTGATTTAAAAGAGTGCATTAAAAATGCTGATATTGCATTATATGAAGCAAAAAATAGTGGTAGAAACAAAACTGTGATCTTTGAAAAAAGTATGATAAAAGAAAACAACTAA
- the argB gene encoding acetylglutamate kinase — translation MQKKHQKVQTLLDAIPHIKKFYGKTIVIKYGGSAQTSPELKEKFAEDIVLLSLVGIKPVIVHGGGARISELLDKLSIESEFVDGHRVTSEDTMRVVEMVLSGEINKNITSLLNHHGAKAIGISGKDSSIINAVPKEDGKFGYTGVVTKVNGDMINNLIKEGFIPVIAPIADSAEPNHPGFNINADVAASKIAAAIGAQKVLFLTDTVGVLDKEGTLLNSLDQDDVEAYKKDGTIGGGMIPKVDSCIDAIYNGVNKAHIIDGRVEHSILLELFTSDGIGTQFVRKDNPNNGIDMEKLLSDEA, via the coding sequence ATGCAAAAGAAACATCAAAAAGTTCAAACCCTACTTGATGCAATTCCTCATATAAAAAAGTTTTATGGGAAGACTATTGTTATTAAATATGGTGGTTCAGCTCAAACTAGTCCAGAATTAAAAGAGAAGTTTGCTGAAGATATAGTTTTACTTTCACTTGTAGGTATAAAACCTGTAATTGTACATGGTGGAGGTGCTAGAATATCTGAACTACTTGATAAGTTATCTATTGAGTCAGAGTTTGTAGATGGACATAGAGTTACATCAGAAGATACTATGAGAGTTGTAGAAATGGTTTTAAGTGGAGAGATAAATAAAAATATCACATCTTTACTAAACCACCATGGAGCAAAAGCTATTGGTATTTCAGGAAAAGACTCGTCAATAATAAATGCAGTTCCTAAAGAAGATGGTAAATTTGGTTACACAGGTGTTGTAACAAAAGTAAATGGAGATATGATAAATAATCTTATCAAAGAAGGTTTTATTCCTGTAATTGCTCCAATTGCTGATAGTGCAGAACCTAACCACCCTGGATTTAATATAAATGCAGATGTAGCAGCATCTAAAATAGCTGCTGCTATTGGAGCTCAAAAAGTTCTATTTTTAACTGATACAGTAGGTGTTTTAGATAAAGAAGGTACTTTACTTAACTCACTTGACCAAGATGATGTAGAAGCTTATAAAAAAGATGGAACAATTGGTGGAGGAATGATACCAAAAGTTGATTCTTGTATTGATGCTATTTACAATGGAGTGAATAAAGCTCACATCATAGATGGTAGAGTTGAACACTCAATCTTACTTGAGTTATTCACAAGTGATGGAATTGGAACACAATTTGTTAGAAAAGACAATCCAAACAATGGAATTGATATGGAAAAACTACTAAGCGATGAAGCGTAA
- a CDS encoding Rieske 2Fe-2S domain-containing protein: MSNETNRRDFLGYSFAAVAAVGGAASLVGMKQVWDPLPSVLAGGFTKVELGELKAGNPVTITWRGKPIFLLKKTAEMKDNERDLIIGDSRYTVAIGLCTHLGCIPAWKKDKWKCACHGGEFNPSAEQIFGPPPRPLDLPPFSVKGTEITLGEEGPEYKKIAAAMATA; this comes from the coding sequence ATGTCTAATGAAACTAATAGACGAGATTTTCTTGGTTATTCATTTGCTGCTGTTGCTGCAGTAGGTGGTGCTGCGTCACTTGTTGGTATGAAGCAAGTATGGGATCCACTTCCAAGCGTATTAGCAGGTGGTTTTACAAAAGTAGAACTAGGTGAATTAAAAGCCGGAAATCCTGTTACGATTACTTGGAGAGGAAAACCAATTTTTCTTCTTAAAAAAACTGCTGAAATGAAAGACAATGAAAGAGATTTAATAATCGGTGATAGTAGATATACTGTTGCTATTGGATTATGTACTCACTTAGGTTGTATTCCAGCATGGAAAAAAGATAAATGGAAATGTGCATGTCACGGTGGGGAGTTCAACCCTTCTGCTGAACAAATCTTCGGACCTCCTCCAAGACCACTTGACCTACCTCCATTTAGTGTAAAAGGAACTGAAATCACTTTAGGTGAAGAAGGTCCTGAATACAAAAAAATCGCTGCTGCGATGGCAACGGCATAA
- the thrC gene encoding threonine synthase, which produces MKFIETRGNDGIKDKEVEFSYAILNPSASFGGLYVPKELPQLEENFLLNHINDGYKELAYAILKAFEIDIDEEEINKALDLYDNFDDAADPCPVVKVKDDLFVHEQYHGPTRAFKDMALQPFGSILSSIAKKRDEKYLILAATSGDTGPAALNTFKNKENIQVACLYPDGGTSDVQRLQMVCEDGDNLKVLGIKGNFDDAQTALKKLLASESFKEELENDGIKLSAANSVNFGRIIFQIIYHFHSYLELLKQGEVEYGEEIYLVVPSGNFGNVLGGFYAKQMGVPIKKLLVASNENNILTEWINTGVYDIRDKELKLTKSPAMDILKSSNIERVIFSLFGAKRTKELLDDLNEKKIFEMSKDETAKLQEYFSAVNSDDKYGSKIIKSFLDDGYLMDPHTATCIKAYDELREEKITTVIYSTAEWTKFSPTVLNALKQDDEKYADKEALEEISSKYKAVLPQSIKDLFTAKINHNQVIEKENIEEEIVKFIREC; this is translated from the coding sequence ATGAAATTTATAGAAACTAGAGGAAATGATGGAATTAAAGATAAAGAAGTAGAGTTTTCATACGCTATTTTAAATCCTAGTGCATCTTTTGGTGGACTTTATGTACCAAAAGAGTTACCGCAACTTGAAGAAAACTTTCTTTTAAATCATATTAATGATGGATATAAAGAATTAGCATATGCTATTTTAAAAGCTTTTGAAATAGATATTGATGAAGAAGAGATTAATAAAGCTTTAGATTTATATGACAATTTTGATGATGCTGCTGATCCTTGTCCTGTAGTTAAAGTTAAAGATGACTTATTTGTACATGAACAATATCATGGACCAACAAGAGCATTTAAAGATATGGCATTACAACCTTTTGGTTCAATTTTAAGCTCTATTGCTAAAAAAAGAGATGAAAAGTACTTAATCTTAGCTGCAACTTCAGGAGATACTGGTCCTGCTGCACTAAACACTTTTAAAAATAAAGAAAATATTCAAGTTGCTTGTTTATATCCAGATGGTGGAACTTCTGATGTACAAAGATTACAAATGGTATGTGAAGATGGAGATAATCTAAAAGTTTTAGGTATTAAAGGAAATTTTGATGATGCTCAAACAGCACTTAAAAAACTTTTAGCTAGTGAATCGTTTAAAGAAGAACTAGAAAACGATGGCATTAAACTATCTGCTGCTAACTCTGTTAACTTTGGTAGAATTATTTTCCAAATCATTTATCACTTCCACTCTTACTTAGAGTTATTAAAACAAGGTGAGGTTGAATATGGCGAAGAAATTTACCTAGTAGTTCCATCTGGAAACTTTGGAAATGTACTTGGTGGATTTTATGCAAAACAAATGGGTGTTCCAATCAAAAAACTTCTTGTTGCTTCAAATGAAAACAATATTTTAACTGAATGGATTAACACAGGTGTTTATGATATTAGAGATAAAGAGTTAAAACTTACAAAATCTCCAGCTATGGATATTTTAAAATCTTCTAATATAGAAAGAGTGATTTTTTCACTTTTTGGAGCAAAAAGAACGAAAGAGTTACTAGATGACCTAAATGAGAAAAAAATCTTTGAAATGAGTAAAGATGAAACAGCTAAGCTTCAAGAGTACTTTAGTGCTGTAAATTCTGATGATAAATATGGTTCAAAAATCATCAAATCTTTCTTAGATGATGGTTACTTAATGGATCCTCACACAGCAACTTGTATTAAAGCTTATGATGAACTAAGAGAAGAGAAAATTACTACTGTAATTTACTCAACAGCTGAATGGACAAAATTCTCTCCAACAGTTCTAAATGCCCTTAAACAAGACGATGAAAAATATGCAGATAAAGAAGCATTAGAAGAAATCTCATCTAAATATAAAGCTGTTTTACCTCAGTCAATTAAAGACTTATTTACAGCAAAAATCAATCACAATCAAGTGATTGAAAAAGAGAATATTGAAGAAGAAATCGTAAAATTTATTAGAGAATGTTAA